One window of the Candidatus Zixiibacteriota bacterium genome contains the following:
- the selD gene encoding Selenide, water dikinase, with protein MGPKFLADLLKNLPSEPNPNLLVGFETSDDAGIFRIDDRQALVQTVDFFPPILDDPYAFGQVAAANALSDIYAMGGKPLTALNIVGFPEGTMPPEILSRILLGGAEKIREAGAVIVGGHSIKDKELKYGVAVTGIIDIDKIIRNVGAKVGDRIFLTKPLGTGLITTAIKKNLASPEDIVTVTVGMTTLNNVASELMVACGAHAATDITGFGLLGHAYEMAHCSDVTIRFYWDKLPLLPNVIRFAEEWAVPGGTNANIEYMADKVQLPPNLTDAQKFLLHDPQTSGGLLIALSPDDAAKFSEMARKRNLTAFEIGDVINNVEKEIIVEL; from the coding sequence TTGGGGCCAAAGTTTTTGGCCGATTTGCTCAAAAACTTGCCTTCCGAGCCGAACCCTAACCTTCTGGTCGGATTCGAGACCTCAGATGACGCCGGCATCTTTCGGATAGATGACCGTCAGGCATTGGTGCAGACCGTCGACTTTTTCCCGCCTATCCTGGATGACCCCTATGCTTTCGGCCAGGTGGCGGCCGCCAATGCTCTCTCGGACATTTATGCCATGGGGGGAAAACCGCTTACCGCGCTCAATATTGTCGGTTTTCCCGAGGGGACCATGCCGCCCGAAATCCTAAGCCGGATTCTTCTGGGCGGGGCCGAAAAAATCCGCGAAGCCGGCGCCGTCATTGTCGGCGGGCATTCCATCAAGGATAAAGAACTCAAATACGGAGTGGCTGTCACCGGCATCATTGATATTGACAAAATCATCCGTAATGTCGGGGCGAAAGTCGGCGACCGGATTTTCCTTACCAAACCGCTCGGAACCGGACTGATCACGACCGCCATCAAAAAAAATCTGGCGTCGCCCGAAGATATTGTGACTGTCACCGTCGGCATGACCACCCTCAATAATGTCGCCTCGGAACTTATGGTGGCATGCGGCGCCCATGCCGCCACCGATATCACCGGCTTCGGCCTCCTTGGCCATGCCTATGAGATGGCGCATTGTTCCGATGTTACTATCCGATTCTATTGGGACAAATTGCCGCTTTTGCCCAATGTTATCAGATTCGCCGAAGAATGGGCCGTGCCGGGCGGCACCAACGCCAATATCGAATATATGGCCGACAAAGTGCAACTGCCGCCGAACCTGACCGATGCCCAAAAATTCCTTCTGCACGACCCGCAGACTTCGGGGGGATTATTGATCGCCCTTTCTCCCGATGACGCCGCGAAATTCTCGGAAATGGCTCGAAAACGGAATTTGACGGCATTTGAAATTGGTGACGTCATAAATAATGTTGAGAAGGAGATAATAGTTGAATTGTAG
- a CDS encoding putative CapK related-protein (Evidence 3 : Putative function from multiple computational evidences) translates to MKCRGIINRLVMPWYYSRYGGAPNLCPTCHELINHNEWDRSRLEAYQFYALRKILIHAGNHTKYYRGLFDEYGFKPEKMSAPDELSGLPLLTKEIIRARFDDLLADNYDHTMRHISYTGGTTGVKVKICRDNDCRGKRTVFQWRSDNWTGWKLHSRIAVIWPAAQDIIPGASFKQRFADRYISRERVYFAGVLNEKSLADVASDLRKFRPRLIRCFPSPGLEVARYLWERNIGIDSIEAVISTGEPLYPHQRRLLERGFMAPVHNLYASRETGTTAAECRNRHNLHIATDSVYLEIVRDGKTQPPGAEGEIVLTDLCNYGMPLIRYAINDCGMLTGQNCQCGLPFPTLAGVVGRSCDNFIDADGNIVVSASLVLHLIDEGPAVGQVQLIQESRTEILVRISANPHPDQEVLNYYERTLRRIIKGLEVVKFSIVDKIEAEKSGKYRFAICRVGN, encoded by the coding sequence ATGAAATGTCGCGGAATTATTAATCGCCTGGTGATGCCCTGGTATTATTCCCGGTACGGGGGAGCTCCGAATTTGTGTCCCACCTGCCATGAATTGATCAATCATAATGAATGGGACCGGTCCCGCCTTGAGGCCTATCAGTTTTATGCTCTCAGGAAAATTTTAATACATGCCGGGAACCATACGAAATATTACCGGGGCCTGTTCGACGAATACGGATTCAAACCGGAAAAGATGTCGGCACCCGATGAATTGAGCGGTCTTCCGCTTTTGACCAAGGAGATAATTCGGGCGCGTTTCGATGACCTGCTGGCGGATAATTATGACCACACCATGCGGCATATCTCGTACACCGGGGGAACGACAGGGGTCAAAGTAAAAATCTGCCGCGATAATGATTGCCGGGGAAAGCGAACCGTGTTTCAATGGCGCTCCGACAATTGGACGGGGTGGAAATTACATTCCCGAATAGCGGTGATATGGCCCGCCGCTCAGGATATAATCCCCGGGGCATCATTCAAGCAGAGGTTCGCCGACAGGTATATCAGTCGGGAAAGAGTCTATTTTGCCGGGGTGTTGAACGAGAAATCGCTGGCCGACGTGGCGTCCGATTTGAGAAAATTTCGACCCCGCCTGATTCGATGTTTCCCCTCGCCGGGGTTGGAGGTGGCGCGCTATCTTTGGGAAAGAAATATTGGTATCGATAGCATCGAAGCCGTGATATCCACGGGAGAACCCCTTTATCCGCATCAGCGGCGCCTTCTGGAGCGAGGGTTCATGGCGCCGGTGCACAATCTGTACGCTTCCCGGGAGACGGGCACGACCGCCGCGGAATGCCGGAATCGTCACAACCTCCATATTGCGACCGACTCGGTATATTTGGAGATAGTGCGCGACGGCAAAACGCAGCCCCCCGGCGCGGAAGGTGAAATTGTCCTGACCGATTTGTGCAATTACGGTATGCCGCTGATTCGGTATGCCATCAATGATTGCGGAATGCTGACCGGGCAAAATTGCCAATGCGGGCTGCCGTTCCCGACGCTGGCCGGGGTGGTGGGAAGAAGTTGCGACAATTTCATCGACGCCGACGGGAACATTGTCGTCTCGGCCTCGCTGGTGCTTCATCTTATAGATGAAGGACCGGCGGTCGGGCAGGTGCAGTTGATACAGGAAAGCCGGACCGAAATATTGGTGCGTATTTCCGCCAATCCCCATCCCGATCAGGAGGTTCTCAATTATTATGAGCGGACCCTGCGCCGGATAATCAAGGGTCTGGAGGTGGTGAAGTTCAGTATCGTAGATAAAATTGAAGCCGAAAAGTCGGGGAAATACCGTTTTGCCATCTGCCGGGTAGGGAACTGA
- a CDS encoding hypothetical protein (Evidence 5 : Unknown function) produces the protein MIAIFGTLFFLTLAAPSDSCLLTPEKIDIIRAGQEAIFDSRWDEASAIFDSLRSIDNTDPAAFLFPATVLQAEMIDREDETYGRRFLRMLDSVAFYANRRLSHCSRRDSAVCFLYLGHQAAYRSLFEARFGSRFAALTLGLKAKGYYQDGLAADSTLYDLYLGLGSYHYWKSVKAGLLRTAGIFSDDRLKGISEIKLAIDSSYFSSQSARAAMIWIFIEEKKYDSAIALCSRLLSAYPDGNNFLWPLAESFFKDGDYEKAADIYYQLLQRLKTKPGNYFNVIESAYWYRRACENLKFSDKIKEIKLYINSIIKSIPKEIRYRQKSRLAYLVR, from the coding sequence ATGATCGCGATTTTCGGAACCCTCTTCTTCCTGACCCTTGCCGCGCCGTCCGACAGTTGTCTCTTGACCCCGGAAAAAATTGATATAATCCGGGCCGGGCAGGAAGCCATTTTCGACAGCCGCTGGGATGAGGCGTCCGCCATTTTTGATTCCCTGCGGTCTATCGACAATACCGACCCCGCCGCATTTCTTTTTCCCGCCACTGTCTTGCAGGCGGAAATGATTGACCGCGAGGACGAAACCTACGGACGGCGGTTTCTTCGTATGCTGGATAGTGTGGCCTTTTACGCCAATCGGCGTCTCTCACATTGCAGTCGTCGCGATTCGGCGGTCTGCTTTTTGTACTTAGGTCATCAAGCGGCCTATCGTTCCCTTTTTGAGGCCCGCTTCGGTTCGCGCTTCGCGGCTCTTACCCTGGGCCTCAAAGCCAAAGGTTATTATCAGGATGGGCTGGCCGCCGATTCCACTCTGTATGACCTCTACCTCGGCCTCGGCTCCTATCATTACTGGAAATCGGTAAAAGCCGGATTGCTCCGCACCGCCGGAATCTTCAGCGATGATCGACTGAAGGGGATTTCCGAAATTAAACTGGCCATCGATTCCTCCTATTTTTCGTCTCAATCGGCCCGGGCCGCCATGATTTGGATTTTTATCGAGGAGAAAAAATACGATTCCGCGATTGCCCTGTGCTCGCGCTTGCTGAGTGCCTATCCCGACGGCAACAATTTTCTTTGGCCGCTGGCGGAGTCGTTTTTCAAAGACGGCGACTATGAAAAAGCGGCGGATATTTATTATCAACTCCTCCAGCGACTCAAGACAAAACCGGGCAACTATTTCAATGTTATCGAATCGGCCTATTGGTACCGTCGCGCCTGCGAGAATCTTAAATTCAGTGATAAAATAAAAGAAATAAAACTATATATAAATTCCATCATCAAATCCATTCCGAAAGAGATCCGTTACCGTCAGAAAAGCCGCCTGGCCTATCTGGTCCGTTGA
- a CDS encoding conserved hypothetical protein (Evidence 4 : Unknown function but conserved in other organisms), translating to MRNGHFSTSIYEIISPFIIVLLLVPGRVTAETPVRSDKTLKIAHNIWYYNFADAIDETNTLIQEEPFNPVGYFILGTIYQSISESYRTDRFKDSIALYLDSAITLADGRKTVDPDNGDWYFITGASYGYRALLRAFHGNWFGAFRDGLSCTSDLNRSLKLDSTLYDAYLGLGAYHYYRTIKAKDFLWLPFISDQRDQGIAEIKIAAEHGFLASYNAEESLIRIYFTEERYAEAIALADSLTPGNPHDPYRLLYEAQALIAVGRLDDADECIRQLRLAWKSSPYFDPFGLYEAEFQSARIFSKRGDKETAKKIIDRIIADRKMGRSNAYYLETLDKAESFAPSVR from the coding sequence ATGCGTAACGGGCACTTTTCAACATCGATATACGAAATAATCTCGCCTTTTATAATCGTTCTGCTATTGGTTCCCGGTCGGGTGACTGCCGAAACGCCGGTTCGAAGCGATAAAACGCTGAAAATCGCGCATAATATATGGTACTATAATTTTGCCGACGCCATCGATGAGACCAATACCCTGATTCAAGAGGAACCCTTCAATCCGGTCGGCTATTTCATCCTCGGGACAATATATCAAAGCATTTCCGAATCATATCGGACCGATCGCTTCAAAGACAGCATTGCTCTTTATCTCGACAGCGCCATCACCCTGGCCGACGGGCGTAAAACCGTCGATCCGGATAACGGCGATTGGTACTTCATCACCGGGGCTTCCTATGGCTACCGCGCCCTTCTCCGCGCCTTTCACGGTAACTGGTTCGGTGCCTTTCGGGATGGCCTGTCCTGCACCTCGGATTTGAATCGCTCCTTAAAACTCGACAGCACCTTGTATGATGCTTATCTGGGACTGGGGGCATATCACTACTACCGGACAATCAAGGCCAAGGATTTCCTCTGGCTCCCCTTTATCAGCGACCAGCGCGACCAGGGCATCGCCGAAATAAAAATCGCCGCCGAGCATGGTTTCTTGGCGTCATATAATGCCGAGGAATCATTGATCCGCATCTATTTCACCGAGGAACGCTATGCCGAGGCCATTGCTCTGGCCGATTCCCTTACCCCCGGCAATCCCCATGACCCCTATCGCCTGCTATATGAAGCCCAGGCCCTGATAGCGGTCGGCCGCCTTGATGATGCCGATGAGTGCATCCGCCAACTGCGCCTCGCCTGGAAATCATCACCCTATTTCGATCCTTTCGGACTCTATGAAGCTGAGTTCCAAAGCGCCCGAATATTCTCCAAGCGCGGGGATAAAGAAACCGCCAAAAAGATTATCGATCGGATCATCGCCGACAGAAAAATGGGCCGCTCCAACGCCTACTATCTCGAAACGCTCGACAAAGCCGAATCTTTCGCCCCCTCGGTCCGATGA
- a CDS encoding hypothetical protein (Evidence 5 : Unknown function) — MTCQEALRLLYEVIDKEASDIDIEEVKKHLAHCSDCMSRYEFEKMFKAFVTEKSTSSVKSAQLKAKILSRIEDAQTETSYRQPSPLRKRLLYLASAAALILFVTAALAVAQFYRHQKFVYPFEKNHMTADNTAGGQIISAAALDGVKDYLAGSMHLAINSDPQGFSLAHAGFDDIRGQHFVHLRYDNGESQVSLFVGNAADMEMPGFAREISEGTEYFKLICLQCQVVYWTRGNTIFIAVSENKKIDLPVLISAIVPL, encoded by the coding sequence ATGACATGTCAAGAAGCCCTGCGATTGCTCTATGAAGTAATTGATAAAGAGGCCAGCGATATCGATATCGAAGAGGTGAAAAAGCACCTCGCTCATTGCTCCGACTGCATGTCGCGCTATGAATTCGAGAAAATGTTCAAGGCCTTTGTCACGGAAAAAAGCACCTCGTCGGTCAAATCGGCCCAGCTCAAAGCCAAAATCCTGAGCCGCATCGAAGATGCTCAAACCGAGACCTCCTACCGTCAGCCGTCGCCCCTGCGCAAGCGGCTGCTCTATCTGGCCTCCGCGGCCGCTCTTATTTTATTTGTCACCGCGGCGCTGGCTGTCGCTCAATTTTACCGCCATCAGAAATTTGTCTACCCCTTTGAGAAAAACCATATGACCGCGGACAATACTGCGGGTGGTCAAATCATCAGTGCTGCCGCTCTTGACGGCGTTAAGGATTACCTGGCCGGTTCCATGCATCTGGCCATAAATAGCGATCCCCAGGGCTTCAGCCTCGCCCACGCCGGTTTCGACGACATCCGGGGACAACATTTTGTTCACCTGCGCTATGACAACGGGGAGAGTCAAGTATCGTTGTTCGTCGGCAATGCCGCCGATATGGAAATGCCGGGCTTTGCGCGGGAAATTTCCGAAGGAACCGAATATTTCAAGCTTATCTGTCTGCAATGTCAGGTGGTTTACTGGACCAGGGGAAATACCATATTTATAGCGGTTTCCGAAAATAAGAAGATTGATCTTCCCGTTCTGATTTCGGCCATCGTGCCTCTCTAA
- the sigR gene encoding ECF RNA polymerase sigma factor SigR, which produces MSGDNKKKERFEAEALIHVDSLHRTALRMTRNENEADDLVQETFLKAYRFWDKFEEGSNCRAWLFKIMTNIFINNYRAKSRTPQVVDLQDVDDDFLFGQLAALGPSENPEQHFFAKVFDDDVKKAIEELPEDFRLVVVLSFLEGFSYQEIAEIAGLNIGTVKSRLHRGRKLLQKSLWEYAIKNGFIKEAAK; this is translated from the coding sequence ATGTCGGGTGATAACAAAAAGAAGGAACGGTTTGAAGCGGAAGCGCTGATTCATGTCGACTCCCTGCATCGCACGGCTTTGCGGATGACCCGCAACGAAAATGAAGCCGATGACCTGGTGCAGGAGACGTTTTTGAAAGCGTACCGTTTCTGGGACAAGTTCGAAGAGGGTTCTAATTGCCGCGCCTGGTTGTTCAAGATAATGACCAACATCTTTATCAACAACTACCGGGCGAAGTCGCGCACACCGCAGGTGGTCGATCTGCAGGATGTCGATGATGATTTCCTGTTCGGCCAACTCGCGGCTCTGGGACCTTCCGAAAACCCCGAGCAGCATTTCTTCGCCAAGGTTTTTGATGATGATGTCAAGAAAGCAATCGAGGAATTACCCGAAGACTTCCGATTGGTGGTGGTTCTCTCTTTTCTGGAAGGGTTCAGTTATCAGGAGATCGCCGAAATCGCCGGCCTCAATATCGGGACCGTCAAATCACGATTGCACCGGGGACGCAAACTTCTTCAAAAATCCTTGTGGGAATACGCCATAAAGAATGGTTTCATCAAGGAAGCAGCTAAATGA
- a CDS encoding hypothetical protein (Evidence 5 : Unknown function) yields the protein MAAEQTFTISLIHSFRSKESEILLYKLKPERRFWQDKTDFPYQLSAVWRN from the coding sequence GTGGCGGCGGAGCAGACATTTACCATATCACTGATACACAGTTTCCGCTCAAAGGAATCAGAAATCCTTTTATATAAACTTAAGCCGGAGCGACGGTTTTGGCAAGACAAAACGGATTTCCCCTATCAATTATCGGCAGTTTGGCGGAATTAG
- a CDS encoding hypothetical protein (Evidence 5 : Unknown function), whose amino-acid sequence MEPGVIFSKAAATISQVIIYKLLTAINKPPSPPNSAKLPIIDRGNPFCLAKTVAPA is encoded by the coding sequence ATGGAACCGGGCGTCATTTTCTCCAAAGCGGCCGCAACAATCTCACAAGTCATTATTTATAAATTACTTACAGCGATAAATAAACCTCCTTCTCCGCCTAATTCCGCCAAACTGCCGATAATTGATAGGGGAAATCCGTTTTGTCTTGCCAAAACCGTCGCTCCGGCTTAA
- a CDS encoding hypothetical protein (Evidence 5 : Unknown function), producing the protein MAGNSDINNIMRKFVTILLLPILAGSLVWLGCNQRIVRTKTSGYTLQGAVVKNLDDSTLFAGAIFNRVDSVLMAATVKIGTTALNYDNGVYVKNYDSLKALTAGTYYLKLQDSSRLNDSVQFAVPVDLAIVNIAPDTRIFTSATQEVRIDFLASAGSNGYAYGVVKADSAYQINGYSGFVISQVNSATIPPDAFRNTAGDLDTGWYYIYIYAYSGAPAPTSHMPTSFPPGLTANITRLNLNGFWGTVVISPRDSMHVTSLQ; encoded by the coding sequence GTGGCAGGCAATTCCGATATAAATAATATCATGAGGAAATTTGTTACCATTTTGCTATTGCCAATTCTGGCCGGCTCTTTAGTGTGGCTGGGTTGTAACCAGAGAATTGTCCGGACCAAAACATCCGGGTATACCCTTCAGGGTGCGGTCGTCAAAAATCTGGATGACAGTACTCTGTTCGCGGGAGCGATATTCAATCGTGTCGATTCCGTTTTGATGGCGGCGACGGTAAAAATAGGTACCACGGCTTTGAATTATGATAACGGCGTCTATGTCAAAAATTATGATTCTCTCAAGGCCCTCACGGCCGGCACGTACTATCTTAAACTCCAGGATTCTTCCCGGCTGAATGATTCGGTTCAATTTGCCGTCCCGGTCGATCTGGCAATTGTGAATATAGCGCCCGATACCCGCATTTTCACATCGGCGACGCAGGAGGTGCGGATAGATTTTCTGGCTTCGGCGGGAAGTAACGGATATGCTTATGGTGTCGTGAAGGCCGATTCCGCCTATCAAATCAACGGCTATTCGGGGTTTGTTATCAGCCAGGTGAATTCCGCCACGATACCGCCCGACGCTTTCCGAAATACGGCCGGTGATCTCGATACGGGGTGGTACTATATTTACATTTACGCCTACTCCGGCGCCCCGGCCCCGACCTCACATATGCCGACATCGTTTCCGCCCGGACTGACCGCCAATATCACCCGATTGAATCTGAACGGATTTTGGGGAACGGTGGTAATCTCGCCGCGCGATTCGATGCATGTGACATCGCTCCAGTGA
- the murQ gene encoding N-acetylmuramic acid 6-phosphate etherase 1: MPVMTEDKRKNLIGILKNLSTEQTNPDTVDIDTLTPLEIVRRINSEDKKVALAVEHALPEIAQAGQIAADTLKKGGRIIYIGAGTSGRLGVLDAAECPPTFGTDPEQIVGLISGGYETLLLSKEGAEDHTDWAVADLKNIKLNEHDFVIGIAASVRTPYTTAGLEYAISVGCRTAFIVCNDADILNFRPDILIVLKVGPEAITGSTRMKSGTAQKMTLNLISTTAMILLGKTYGNLMVDLKARSEKLAARSRKILMELLEIDYEAADRLLDEAGGSVKTAIAMKWLSVGKTEAEERLAAADGFLKRIK, from the coding sequence TTGCCGGTTATGACCGAAGACAAGCGCAAAAATCTGATCGGTATTTTAAAGAATCTTTCCACGGAGCAGACTAATCCCGATACTGTCGATATCGACACGCTAACGCCCTTGGAAATCGTGCGCAGGATCAATTCCGAGGATAAGAAGGTTGCCCTGGCGGTGGAGCATGCGCTTCCCGAAATCGCGCAGGCGGGGCAAATCGCCGCCGATACTCTAAAAAAGGGGGGAAGAATTATCTATATCGGCGCCGGGACATCGGGACGGCTCGGGGTTCTCGATGCCGCCGAATGCCCACCGACTTTCGGAACCGATCCGGAACAGATAGTCGGTTTGATATCGGGCGGGTATGAGACGCTGCTGTTATCAAAAGAGGGGGCCGAAGATCACACCGATTGGGCGGTGGCCGATTTGAAAAATATTAAGCTGAACGAACATGATTTTGTAATCGGTATCGCCGCTTCGGTCCGAACCCCGTACACGACAGCGGGACTGGAGTATGCGATTTCGGTCGGATGCCGCACCGCCTTCATAGTCTGTAACGACGCCGATATATTGAATTTCAGGCCGGATATACTGATTGTTTTGAAAGTGGGGCCGGAAGCAATTACAGGATCGACAAGAATGAAATCGGGAACGGCACAAAAGATGACTTTGAATTTGATTTCGACCACGGCCATGATATTATTGGGGAAAACGTACGGCAACCTGATGGTCGACCTGAAGGCCCGTTCCGAGAAACTGGCGGCCCGCTCGCGCAAGATATTGATGGAACTATTGGAGATCGATTATGAAGCCGCGGATCGCCTGCTGGATGAGGCCGGTGGTTCGGTAAAGACGGCGATTGCAATGAAATGGCTGTCGGTCGGTAAGACGGAGGCGGAAGAGCGGCTGGCGGCGGCGGACGGTTTTCTCAAGCGGATTAAGTAG
- a CDS encoding exported hypothetical protein (Evidence 5 : Unknown function), whose product MKALFIFILLLLAGAAAAQQLSPQPTVPKSSDWLNVANFGARGDSLTNDIPAFDSALAALKSGGGVIYVPGGRAYRLDSPWRIDKSNVTIMIDDGARLCFQVKYGTARNGIMIDSLSNVTIEGGEIIGDMPDDTLYFNRSGWGNGIFVGAGANIQLHDLKVTGFEYGIYLADGSHDCMVRHSEIFGNRRDGICIQNGWKNVVSFNHSYDNGRLDYGPDSVYGIWNKDNGDVGSGISVRNFAFSLDSSRANRIDHNTCSGNRGHGILLWMEKGGRQVTNSLILENTCFNNRMHGITVANAPQTTVQSNVCYDNNRPNDFKGNIFLPFGYGGGGGIQAEILSNESVFEDNRCFETRTYDPEKGDEGLQNQGINIGNGNDEEPSPENCIIRNNVLYNNKRFQKAVMRNSDGSFKYTHEEIDGPGRLDIYLWRDGQDNLAIDTMAAQTTTVENNSYRPN is encoded by the coding sequence ATGAAGGCGTTGTTCATATTCATATTGCTTCTCTTGGCCGGGGCGGCCGCAGCCCAGCAATTATCTCCCCAGCCAACTGTCCCGAAATCATCGGACTGGCTCAATGTGGCCAATTTCGGAGCCAGAGGGGATTCGCTCACCAATGATATTCCGGCTTTTGACAGCGCCCTGGCCGCTCTGAAATCGGGCGGAGGGGTAATCTATGTTCCCGGGGGAAGAGCGTATCGTCTTGATTCCCCCTGGCGGATCGATAAATCGAATGTCACCATAATGATAGACGACGGCGCGCGGCTCTGTTTCCAAGTGAAATACGGTACCGCCCGCAACGGTATCATGATAGATTCCCTGAGCAATGTCACGATCGAAGGGGGAGAAATTATCGGCGATATGCCCGATGACACTCTATATTTCAACCGCTCCGGCTGGGGTAACGGGATATTTGTCGGAGCCGGGGCCAATATCCAGTTGCACGATCTAAAGGTCACCGGGTTCGAATACGGCATTTACCTGGCCGACGGCTCCCACGACTGCATGGTGCGGCACAGCGAGATATTCGGGAACCGCCGTGACGGCATCTGCATCCAGAACGGCTGGAAAAATGTGGTCTCGTTCAATCACTCGTATGACAACGGCCGTCTCGATTACGGACCCGACAGCGTCTACGGGATCTGGAACAAGGACAACGGCGACGTGGGAAGCGGTATTTCGGTCCGAAATTTCGCTTTCAGCCTCGATTCCTCCCGGGCCAACAGGATCGATCATAACACTTGCAGCGGCAACCGCGGCCACGGAATCCTTCTCTGGATGGAAAAAGGGGGAAGACAAGTTACCAACAGTTTGATTCTCGAGAACACCTGTTTCAATAACCGGATGCACGGTATCACGGTGGCCAACGCCCCGCAGACAACAGTGCAATCAAATGTCTGTTACGATAACAACCGCCCCAATGATTTCAAAGGGAATATATTTCTGCCATTCGGTTATGGCGGCGGGGGCGGAATCCAGGCGGAGATACTATCCAATGAAAGCGTTTTCGAAGATAACCGCTGTTTCGAAACCAGAACCTATGATCCGGAAAAAGGGGATGAGGGGCTTCAGAACCAGGGGATAAATATCGGCAACGGCAATGACGAGGAACCGTCGCCGGAGAATTGTATTATCCGCAATAATGTGCTTTATAATAATAAGCGGTTTCAGAAGGCGGTGATGCGCAACTCGGACGGCTCATTTAAATACACGCATGAGGAGATCGACGGCCCGGGGCGTCTGGATATTTATTTATGGCGGGACGGGCAGGATAATCTGGCGATTGACACGATGGCGGCGCAGACGACGACGGTGGAGAACAACAGTTATCGGCCAAACTAA